The following proteins are encoded in a genomic region of Chloracidobacterium sp.:
- a CDS encoding ABC transporter permease — protein MNLFKKFLLELQGAANLLWRAIKGLGKQPRYAQEIIRQMDLIGVGSAGIVLLTGFFTGGVLILQAYPTLVYYGAQNNAGQGVATSLIRELGPVLTALMVAGRVGSAISAELGSMVVSQQIDAMRALGTSPARKLVTPRITALIVMLPLLTVAADLAGLIGGGLIAKYLYNLDMAVYSSSVRAGVSFTDLLGGVIKPLVFGLIIGLVSCYKGLNTTGGTVGVGRSTTNAVVAASVCVIIADFFLSKILQTFFSSTMF, from the coding sequence ATGAATCTGTTCAAAAAGTTCCTGTTAGAGCTTCAAGGTGCAGCCAATCTCTTGTGGCGTGCGATTAAAGGGCTTGGGAAACAGCCTCGCTACGCCCAAGAGATCATACGGCAAATGGATCTGATCGGTGTCGGTTCGGCAGGCATAGTGCTTTTGACAGGGTTTTTTACCGGCGGTGTCCTCATTCTCCAGGCATATCCGACGTTGGTTTATTACGGTGCACAAAATAATGCCGGCCAGGGTGTCGCCACTTCGCTTATTCGCGAACTTGGGCCGGTACTGACCGCATTGATGGTCGCCGGCCGCGTGGGCAGTGCGATCTCGGCGGAATTAGGCTCAATGGTCGTATCCCAACAGATCGATGCAATGCGGGCGCTCGGCACATCACCTGCAAGAAAACTTGTGACGCCGCGCATTACCGCCTTGATCGTGATGCTGCCGCTCTTGACCGTTGCGGCGGACCTTGCCGGACTGATCGGCGGCGGTTTGATAGCAAAGTATCTTTACAATCTTGATATGGCGGTTTATAGCTCGTCGGTCCGTGCGGGTGTATCATTTACCGACCTTCTCGGCGGTGTTATAAAGCCTTTGGTCTTTGGGCTGATAATCGGGCTTGTTAGCTGCTACAAGGGTCTGAATACAACCGGCGGTACCGTTGGTGTCGGGCGATCGACGACGAATGCGGTGGTTGCTGCCTCTGTCT
- a CDS encoding periplasmic heavy metal sensor, whose protein sequence is MISSFVKHIGLTAAASVIVFTFAAAANAQDAPPQKAPAPPMSKGNPERGSFLMHLGLTAEQWADVKALYAKQKPVLQAAQHRLREATKSLDEAIYADTLNEPDVQQKLKETQEAQAEVARIRNISEVSIRKILTPEQLIRFRDLRKQFEGMRRPAARPRMPKNRMAPGRPGGTDSREAPPMQHPRTN, encoded by the coding sequence GTCGGTGATAGTTTTTACATTTGCAGCGGCCGCCAATGCTCAGGATGCTCCTCCGCAAAAAGCACCGGCTCCGCCGATGTCGAAAGGCAACCCTGAGCGGGGCAGCTTTTTGATGCACCTAGGACTAACGGCCGAGCAATGGGCGGATGTCAAGGCTCTTTATGCAAAGCAGAAGCCTGTGCTTCAGGCGGCGCAGCATCGTCTTCGCGAAGCAACGAAGAGTCTCGACGAAGCGATCTATGCTGACACCCTTAATGAACCGGATGTGCAGCAGAAGCTGAAGGAAACGCAGGAAGCGCAGGCCGAGGTCGCCCGAATCCGGAACATCTCTGAGGTTTCGATTCGTAAGATATTGACGCCTGAGCAGCTTATACGTTTTCGTGATCTGAGAAAGCAATTCGAAGGAATGCGCCGGCCCGCCGCCCGGCCAAGGATGCCCAAAAACCGAATGGCTCCCGGCCGTCCCGGCGGCACAGACAGCCGTGAGGCTCCGCCGATGCAGCATCCGCGAACGAACTAA